From the Streptomyces sp. NBC_01216 genome, the window GGTTCCACAGCACGTACAGGGTGAGTCCGGTGACGGTGAAACCGATCCGCGCGGCGCGCCGGCCGGGCTGTGCCAGCGCCACCGCCGTCGTCTCGTCGATCACCCAGTGCGCGGCGAAGGGCCTGACCGCGCGAGGCAGCGCGAGCAACTGGGACAGGCGAAGCCCGTAGAAGGCGTTGCGGGTTCCCAGGAAGAAGGCACCGGCCGCCGCCGTGAACGGATTGCCCCCCGACGCCAGCGCCCCGATCAGCGCGAACTGCGAGGCACCGGTGAAGACGAGGAGGCTGAGCGCGCAGGTCTGCAGCAGGCTCAGGCCGGACCCCGCCGAGGTCACCCCGAAGGCGAAGCCGGAGAGCCCGACGGCGACCCCGACGCCCAGGGCGTCGCGCACGACCGCCGAGTCCGCCTTGGCCGGGACTCCGGGTACCGCTCTCTCCGCCGCCGTGTCGGCGGCGGGCCGTATGACCGGAGGTGCTGTCTGTTCTGCCACTCCGGGAACGCTACCGGCCCCGGTCCCCGGTGGTCTTGTACGTTCTTGCGCGCTGGTAGGCGCCCGGCGGGACGCCGACACTGCGGACGAAGTGCCGGTTGAGGTGCGGCTGGTCGGTGAACCCGACGGCCACGGCCGCCTCGGCGGGGGGCGTCCCCGCGTCCAGGAGCCTCCGCGCGCGCCGGACCCGCGCGTCGGTCAGCCAGGTGTGGGGCGGCATCCCGTAGGCGTCCCGGAAGGCCCGCAGCAGCGCGAAGGGGCTGGTGCCGAGATGGTCGGCGAGGCGCTCCAGGGTCGGTGGGTCGGTCATCCGCGCCTCGAGGAGGGCGCGGGCGCGCTCCGCGTTGCGGGCTCCGGCCGAGCGCGGCGCCGGCGGGGAGCCGATCCGGCCGCCGTGACTGCGCAGCATCCGCGCCGTGACCAGCCGCAGCAGGCTGTCGGCGGCGAGCGCGTTGCCCTCCTCGGCCGCCCGGTGCACGCCGAGGACGAGCCGCGCGGCCTGCGGATCGTCCACGACGGGCTCGGTGAAGCCGACGGAACCGCGCAGGGCGAGGGTGTCGGCGGCGATGGACCGGATCAGTCCGGCGTCGGGGTAGATCGTGCGGTACGTCCATCCCTCGGGTACGCCCGCGTGTCCGGTGTGCGAGGTGTCCGGGTTGACGAGGGCGATCTGGCCGGGCCCCGCGTGGACGAGTTCGTCCCGGTGGTGGAATGCCTCGACCCCCGCGGTGATCGCGGCGAAGACGAAGGTCTCGTGGGTGTGCCGGGCGAAGGTCTTCCGGACGTAGCGGGCGTGCAGCAGATCGACCCCGGGCAGCTCGGGATACTGCCAGTACCGTGCCCGCTCGCCGCTCGCCATGTCCCCATTCTCCGCCCGCCCGCCGGGCCGGGGCCGGTCCGGGCGATTGTCAGTGGCGAGGTGCACGATGGGGGACATGGTCACGCCCGCGCTCGATTCCTTCTCCCCCGCGACCCGCGGCTGGTTCACCGGGGCCTTCACCGCGCCCACGGCGGCGCAGGAGGGCGCCTGGCGGGCGATCGGTGAGGGCTCGGACGTACTCGTCGTGGCCCCGACCGGTTCCGGGAAGACCCTCGCCGCGTTCCTGGCCTCCCTGGACCGGCTCGCCTCGACGCCGCCGCCCGCCGAACCGAGGAAGCGCTGCCGGGTGCTCTACGTCTCGCCTCTCAAGGCCCTCGCGGTGGACGTCGAGCGCAATCTACGCTCCCCGCTGACGGGCATCCGCCAGGAGTCCGTCCGGCTCGGGCGGCCCGAGCCCGACATCCGGGTCGGCATCCGTTCCGGGGACACCCCGCCCGCCGAGCGCCGGGCTCTGGCCACCCGGCCGCCGGACATTCTGATCACCACCCCCGAGTCCCTGTTCCTGATGCTGACCTCAGCCGCGCGCGAGGCGCTGTCCGGCATCGAGACGGTGATCCTGGACGAGGTCCACGCGGTCGCCGGGACGAAGCGCGGCGCGCACCTCGCCCTGTCCCTGGAGCGGCTCGACGAACTGCTGCCGCGCCCCGCCCGCCGGATCGGCCTGTCGGCGACGGTCCGTCCGGTGGACGAGGTGGCGCGCTACCTCTCCCCGCGGCGCCGGGTGGAGATCGTCCAGCCGCCCTCGGGGAAGGAGTTCGACCTGTCGGTGGTGGTCCCGGTCGAGGACATGGGCGAGCTGAGCGGCTCACCGGCGACCGAGGGCCGGGAAGGCGGCGACCGGCCGTCGATCTGGCCCCAGGTCGAGGAACGCATCGCCGACCTCGTCCAGGCGCACCGCTCCACGATCGTGTTCGCGAACTCTCGCCGTCTCGCCGAGCGCCTGTGCAACCGCCTCAACGAGATCGCGTACGAGCGGGCCACCGGTGAAGTGATGCCCGAGGGCTCGCCGCCCGCCGAGATCATGGCCCAGTCCGGGGCAGCTCTGGGCGCCCCCTCGCTGCTCGCCCGCGCGCACCACGGCTCGGTGTCCAAAGAGCAGCGTTCCCAGGTCGAGGAGGACCTCAAGGCGGGCCGCCTGCCGGCCGTGGTCGCCACCTCCAGCCTGGAGCTGGGCATCGACATGGGCGCGGTGGACCTGGTCGTCCAGGTGGAGTCGCCGCCCTCCGTCGCCTCCGGGCTCCAGCGGGTGGGCCGCGCAGGACACCAGGTAGGCGCCGTGTCCACGGGCGTGGTCTTCCCCAAGTACCGCGGCGACCTGGTGCAGGCGGCCGTGGTCACCGAACGGATGCGGGCCGGTGCCATCGAGTCGATGCGTGTTCCGGCCAATCCGCTGGACGTGCTCGCGCAACAGCTCGTCGCGATGGTCGCCCTGGACAGCTGGCAGGTGGACGACCTGCTGGCCACCGTGCGGCGGGCGGCGCCCTTCGCCTCGCTGCCCGAGTCGGCGTTCACCGCCGTGCTGGACATGCTCGCCGGCCGCTACCCCTCGGACGCCTTCGCCGAGCTGCGCCCACGGGTCGTCTGGGACCGGGTCACCGGGACGGTCACCGGCCGTCCCGGGGCGCAGCGGCTCGCCGTCACCTCCGGCGGCACGATCCCCGACCGGGGCCTGTTCGGTGTCTTCCTGGTGGGCGCGGACCCGAAGAAGGGCGGCGGCCGGGTCGGGGAGCTCGACGAGGAGATGGTGTACGAGTCGCGGGTCGGCGACGTCTTCACGCTGGGCACGACCAGCTGGCGCATCGAGGACATCACCCGGGACCGGGTCCTGGTCTCGCCCGCCCCCGGGGTGCCGGGACGGCTGCCGTTCTGGAAGGGCGACCAGCTGGGGAGACCGCTGGAACTGGGCCGTGCGGTGGGCGCGTTCCTTCGGGAGGTCGGCTCGCTCGCTCCGGAGGACGCGCGCTCGCGGCTGGCCGCCGCGGGCCTGGACGCCTGGGCCTGTGACAACGTCCTGGCCTACGTGGACGAGCAGCGGCGGGCGTGCGGTCACGTGCCGGACGACCGGACGATCCTGGTCGAGCGCTTCCGGGACGAGCTCGGCGACTGGCGGATCGTCATCCACTCACCCTTCGGAGCGCAG encodes:
- a CDS encoding AzlC family ABC transporter permease; this translates as MAEQTAPPVIRPAADTAAERAVPGVPAKADSAVVRDALGVGVAVGLSGFAFGVTSAGSGLSLLQTCALSLLVFTGASQFALIGALASGGNPFTAAAGAFFLGTRNAFYGLRLSQLLALPRAVRPFAAHWVIDETTAVALAQPGRRAARIGFTVTGLTLYVLWNLTTLLGALGAEAIGDTSDWGLDAAGPATFLALLAPMLRTATERATAGLAVLLGLGLSPVLPAGVPVLAAALAAPAVLWVQGRRAAARAADEAGGSSGAGGAGEYKEDAR
- a CDS encoding AraC family transcriptional regulator, encoding MASGERARYWQYPELPGVDLLHARYVRKTFARHTHETFVFAAITAGVEAFHHRDELVHAGPGQIALVNPDTSHTGHAGVPEGWTYRTIYPDAGLIRSIAADTLALRGSVGFTEPVVDDPQAARLVLGVHRAAEEGNALAADSLLRLVTARMLRSHGGRIGSPPAPRSAGARNAERARALLEARMTDPPTLERLADHLGTSPFALLRAFRDAYGMPPHTWLTDARVRRARRLLDAGTPPAEAAVAVGFTDQPHLNRHFVRSVGVPPGAYQRARTYKTTGDRGR